In the genome of Candidatus Krumholzibacteriia bacterium, one region contains:
- a CDS encoding UPF0182 family protein: MVLPRLPRARRRRIGPWIAGFFLLVVVARLGAALWVENLWFGELGYADVFRTRLGNQILLGLVGWVLAFPPLLFSFRAALRRSPSLGLGPRAQVDLVMLRLEQRLPLLVGAVAAALALGLAASLARQWLVLQTFLHRQPYGLTDPIFSRDLGFHLFTLPAFRTIHGWLLLVTILTGLGTLVVYGVRGGLVDARGPTRAARTHLGWIAALFLGLLSFHFVLAQYDILHSRQGAVYGACYTDAKAGLLGLRLMVGVTLAGAGILLAGVLRGRWLYIAAGPAAVAAAYVLSAVIVPSAVQKLVVEPNELMRERPYIENALRFTREAYGLEDIESRPFQIVAGTPADILQGHEPTLENVRLWDWRPLLATYRQIQEIRPYYNFGDVDVDRYQIGGRQRQVMLSARELAYDQLNEDARTWVNLHLKYTHGYGLCMSPVNEISGEGLPSLYIRDIPPVSVVEIQVTRPEIYYGEQTTEFVLTGTTEDEFDYPAGEANQFVRYSGEGGIRLGSFARRLLLAWHLRSRELLFTGAIQPESRVLLYRTLDARLRRLAPFLRYDRDPYLVIHDGRLFWVIDAYTVSDRFPYSQPHGGINYIRNAVKVVVDAYHGTTTFYIADAKDPLLAVYRAVFPSLFRPLADLPDGIRAHLRYPVDLFRVQAETFATFHMEDPQVFYNREDLWQIPIESFEGREIVMEPYYTIMRLPGGDAAEMILMLPFTPSRKDNMIAWLAARCDGEALGRRVVFQFPKQELVYGPRQIEARIDQDADISQQLTLWSQRGSNVIRGNLLVIPLGGSVLYVEPLYLRAESGALPELKRVIVALGNRIAMDVSLETALARVLGAQVSALPAAARGGVPAAGAGASTSVLTADGRAVAGKGLELLREAETASRAGDWAAYGKALERLRQHLEQQAAAQPPAASPPRATSP, translated from the coding sequence GTGGTGTTGCCTAGGCTTCCCCGCGCCCGGCGGCGCCGTATCGGCCCCTGGATCGCTGGATTCTTCCTGCTCGTCGTCGTGGCCCGACTCGGCGCCGCGCTTTGGGTGGAGAACCTCTGGTTCGGAGAGCTCGGCTACGCCGACGTCTTCCGTACCCGCCTCGGGAACCAGATCCTCCTCGGGCTGGTGGGTTGGGTCTTGGCCTTCCCGCCGCTCCTCTTCTCTTTTCGGGCCGCGCTGCGGCGCAGCCCTTCTCTCGGCCTCGGCCCCCGAGCGCAAGTGGATCTCGTCATGCTCCGCCTCGAACAGCGGCTGCCTCTGCTCGTGGGCGCGGTGGCCGCGGCCCTCGCCTTGGGGCTCGCCGCCTCGCTTGCTCGCCAGTGGCTCGTGTTGCAGACCTTCCTGCACCGCCAGCCGTACGGCCTCACCGACCCTATTTTCAGCCGCGATCTCGGCTTCCACCTCTTCACGCTGCCCGCCTTCCGGACGATCCACGGCTGGCTGCTCCTCGTCACCATCCTCACCGGCCTAGGAACGCTGGTGGTCTACGGCGTGCGGGGCGGTCTCGTGGATGCGCGCGGCCCGACGCGAGCGGCACGTACACACCTCGGCTGGATCGCGGCTCTTTTCCTCGGCCTCCTCTCCTTCCACTTCGTGCTCGCTCAGTACGACATCCTGCATTCGCGCCAGGGGGCCGTTTACGGCGCTTGCTACACCGATGCCAAGGCCGGCCTTCTCGGTCTGCGCCTCATGGTGGGGGTGACGCTCGCCGGCGCCGGGATCCTGCTCGCTGGTGTTCTCCGCGGCCGCTGGCTCTATATCGCGGCCGGCCCGGCAGCGGTGGCGGCGGCGTACGTGCTCAGCGCCGTCATCGTGCCGTCGGCGGTGCAGAAGCTCGTCGTCGAACCGAACGAGCTGATGCGGGAACGGCCCTACATCGAGAACGCGTTGCGCTTTACCCGCGAGGCCTACGGCCTCGAGGACATCGAGTCGCGCCCCTTCCAGATCGTCGCCGGCACTCCTGCGGATATCCTGCAGGGGCACGAGCCGACGCTGGAGAACGTGCGTCTCTGGGACTGGCGGCCGCTGCTCGCCACCTACCGGCAGATCCAGGAGATCCGCCCCTATTACAACTTCGGCGACGTGGACGTGGACCGTTACCAGATCGGCGGCCGGCAACGGCAGGTCATGCTCTCGGCGCGCGAGCTGGCCTATGACCAGCTGAACGAAGACGCTCGCACCTGGGTGAACCTGCACCTCAAGTACACCCACGGCTACGGGCTCTGCATGAGCCCGGTGAACGAGATCAGCGGCGAGGGCCTGCCGTCGCTCTACATCCGCGACATCCCTCCGGTCTCGGTGGTGGAGATCCAGGTGACGCGCCCGGAGATCTACTACGGCGAGCAGACGACGGAGTTCGTGCTCACCGGAACGACGGAGGACGAGTTCGACTACCCGGCAGGGGAGGCGAATCAGTTCGTGCGCTACAGCGGCGAGGGTGGCATTCGGCTCGGCTCCTTCGCCCGCCGGCTCCTCCTCGCCTGGCACCTGCGCTCCCGGGAGCTGCTCTTCACCGGGGCGATCCAGCCGGAGAGCCGTGTCCTCCTCTACCGGACCCTCGACGCCCGCCTGCGGCGGCTGGCGCCCTTCCTGCGCTACGACCGCGATCCCTACCTCGTCATCCACGACGGGCGGCTCTTCTGGGTGATCGACGCCTACACGGTGAGCGATCGCTTCCCGTACTCGCAGCCCCACGGCGGGATCAACTACATCCGCAACGCGGTCAAGGTGGTGGTCGACGCCTACCACGGCACGACGACCTTCTACATCGCCGACGCGAAAGATCCCTTGCTGGCCGTCTACCGCGCCGTGTTCCCGAGCCTCTTCCGGCCGCTCGCCGACCTGCCGGACGGGATCCGCGCACACCTCCGCTACCCCGTCGATCTCTTCCGCGTGCAGGCCGAGACCTTCGCCACCTTCCACATGGAAGATCCCCAGGTCTTCTACAACCGCGAAGACCTGTGGCAGATCCCCATCGAGAGCTTCGAAGGCCGGGAGATCGTCATGGAGCCGTACTACACGATCATGCGTCTGCCTGGCGGCGACGCTGCCGAAATGATCCTCATGTTGCCCTTCACGCCGTCCCGCAAGGACAACATGATCGCCTGGCTGGCGGCGCGCTGCGACGGCGAGGCCCTGGGCCGGCGGGTGGTCTTCCAGTTCCCGAAACAGGAGCTCGTCTACGGCCCGCGCCAGATCGAAGCCCGCATCGACCAGGATGCAGACATCTCCCAGCAGCTGACGTTGTGGAGCCAGCGCGGCTCCAACGTCATCCGTGGCAACCTCCTCGTCATCCCCCTCGGGGGCTCGGTGCTCTACGTGGAGCCGCTCTACCTGCGGGCTGAGAGCGGGGCGCTACCGGAGCTGAAGCGCGTCATCGTCGCCCTCGGCAACCGCATCGCCATGGACGTGAGTCTGGAAACTGCGCTCGCCCGCGTCCTGGGTGCCCAGGTGAGCGCTCTCCCGGCGGCGGCCCGCGGCGGTGTGCCAGCGGCTGGGGCAGGGGCCTCGACGTCTGTGCTCACTGCAGATGGGCGCGCTGTGGCGGGGAAGGGGTTGGAGCTCCTGCGCGAAGCCGAGACAGCATCCAGGGCCGGGGACTGGGCTGCTTACGGGAAGGCCTTGGAACGCTTGAGGCAGCACCTGGAACAACAAGCCGCTGCACAACCACCGGCGGCCTCACCACCACGAGCCACATCACCTTGA
- a CDS encoding ABC transporter ATP-binding protein yields MRTIRAFSTLKPYLARHRRTFLFGSVWIVCTAGIGQVIPWLLGAAVDVLRDAARHHLLGPYCLVIVAASFVQGYFRFRMRRDLIGASRHIEYELRQDLFAHLLRLPPRFYDRSRTGDLMTRASSDLEAVRSVVGPAFMYSANTFITVTSSLVLMSLIDVRLTLFAILPMATLAIVVRTLGRKVHERTLYAQDQESRLSARVQETLAGIRVVQSYAQEESELESFQVEARELVHRNLKLVRAWGLFFPSMALIVGAGAILTLWIGGQQIVRNAITVGEFVAFNAYLGRLTWPMISIGWVMNLVERGAASMSRINFLLQQPPASSTDGALPPEVPMRGEIALEQVSFAYVDGTPVLCEIDLHVRAGETVALVGPTGAGKSTLLALVARLYETEQGVVRVDGHDVRRLPAAWLRQGIGMVPQETFLFSDTLRANIAFGVADGAPQDGRGDLATRLTAAADVAQLSEAVQRFPQGLETILGERGITLSGGQKQRTAIARALLRDPAILLLDDCLSSVDTDTEERILAQLRDIMRSRTTLVVAHRVSTVRSADRVVVLDEGRIVEQGTHEELLQRGGYYARLVRKQMLREELEQDLQEENR; encoded by the coding sequence GTGAGAACAATCCGCGCCTTCTCCACCCTGAAACCCTACCTCGCGCGGCACCGGCGCACCTTTCTGTTCGGTTCGGTGTGGATCGTCTGCACCGCCGGCATCGGCCAGGTGATTCCCTGGCTTCTCGGTGCGGCGGTGGACGTGCTGCGCGACGCGGCGCGCCACCATCTCCTCGGCCCCTACTGCCTGGTCATCGTCGCCGCTTCCTTCGTGCAGGGCTACTTCCGTTTCCGCATGCGCCGCGACCTCATCGGCGCCTCGCGCCACATCGAGTACGAGCTGCGCCAGGATCTCTTCGCCCACCTCCTCCGCCTGCCGCCGCGTTTCTACGACCGCTCCCGCACCGGTGACCTGATGACCCGGGCGAGCTCGGATCTCGAGGCGGTACGGTCGGTTGTGGGACCAGCCTTCATGTACAGCGCGAACACCTTCATCACCGTGACCTCGAGCTTGGTCCTCATGAGCCTCATCGACGTCCGGCTCACCCTCTTCGCCATCTTGCCCATGGCCACCCTCGCCATCGTCGTCCGCACCCTCGGGAGGAAGGTGCACGAGCGCACCCTCTACGCCCAGGATCAGGAGTCGCGCCTCTCGGCGCGGGTGCAGGAGACGCTGGCCGGGATCCGGGTGGTGCAGTCCTATGCCCAGGAAGAGAGCGAGCTCGAGAGCTTTCAGGTCGAGGCACGCGAGCTCGTCCACCGCAACCTGAAGCTGGTGCGTGCCTGGGGACTCTTCTTTCCCTCCATGGCGCTCATCGTCGGCGCCGGCGCCATCCTCACCCTCTGGATCGGCGGCCAGCAGATCGTGCGCAACGCCATCACGGTGGGGGAGTTCGTCGCCTTCAACGCCTACCTCGGCCGTCTCACCTGGCCCATGATCTCCATCGGCTGGGTGATGAACCTGGTGGAACGCGGCGCCGCGAGCATGAGCCGCATCAACTTCCTCCTGCAGCAGCCGCCGGCGAGCAGCACCGACGGCGCCCTGCCGCCCGAGGTGCCCATGCGCGGCGAGATCGCGCTGGAGCAGGTGAGCTTCGCCTACGTCGACGGTACGCCGGTGCTGTGCGAGATCGACCTGCACGTGCGCGCCGGGGAGACCGTCGCCCTCGTCGGTCCCACCGGAGCCGGCAAGAGCACGCTGCTCGCGCTCGTGGCGCGTCTCTACGAAACGGAGCAGGGCGTGGTCCGGGTCGACGGCCACGACGTGCGCCGCTTGCCGGCTGCCTGGCTGCGCCAGGGCATCGGCATGGTGCCGCAGGAAACCTTCCTCTTCAGCGATACGCTGCGCGCCAACATCGCCTTCGGTGTGGCGGACGGCGCGCCGCAGGACGGGCGCGGCGACCTCGCCACGCGCCTGACCGCGGCAGCCGACGTCGCCCAGCTCAGCGAGGCGGTGCAACGCTTCCCGCAGGGCCTCGAGACCATCCTCGGCGAACGCGGCATCACCCTGTCCGGCGGCCAGAAGCAGCGCACCGCCATCGCCCGGGCGCTGCTCCGCGATCCGGCGATCCTGCTCCTCGACGACTGCCTCTCCAGCGTGGACACCGACACGGAAGAGCGTATCCTGGCCCAGCTGCGCGACATCATGCGGAGCCGTACCACCCTCGTGGTGGCGCACCGCGTTTCCACCGTACGCAGCGCCGATCGGGTCGTCGTCCTCGACGAGGGGCGCATCGTCGAGCAGGGGACGCACGAGGAGCTCCTGCAGCGCGGCGGTTACTACGCCCGGCTGGTGCGGAAGCAGATGCTGCGGGAAGAGCTCGAGCAGGATCTGCAGGAGGAGAATCGGTGA
- a CDS encoding HD domain-containing phosphohydrolase translates to MKTETRTSRATLPTLKDDPALRVAQDLGISLELWNAPGHHGVRLLLGPVCALCEREDVRTFDRCRKRRAYLTRPEVDLPAQLAEKCPRKVRLARSAPNGSDTGPTLFAFGYAAAEPSNDTDTAIQAFLHDLRGHLASGRDNPETARGEGEHSEILALFEAARGKLPWLAPAVAPADARTAELVAALVTGLESRRPAQRGHALRVRLLALLLGRELALPTGELEALHWAALLHGAGALGSAGPTDGEVCALDAAGGSSVEERIEATWRSLHDPSGCEGMQAILRHQRDRWKEPGEVPLGARCLAVADALDILLAADPPRRPRTLRTAIAALAASAAGRFDPAVLEALRRLQPWLERHAWIFLLQRRGL, encoded by the coding sequence GTGAAGACCGAGACCCGCACCAGCCGCGCCACCCTCCCGACGCTCAAAGACGATCCTGCCCTCCGCGTGGCGCAGGACCTGGGAATCTCTCTCGAACTCTGGAATGCCCCCGGCCACCACGGTGTTCGCCTCCTCCTCGGTCCCGTCTGCGCTCTCTGCGAGCGTGAGGACGTCCGCACCTTCGACCGCTGCCGGAAGCGCCGTGCCTACCTCACGCGACCCGAGGTCGATCTGCCGGCGCAGCTGGCCGAGAAGTGTCCGCGCAAAGTGCGCCTGGCGCGCAGCGCGCCAAACGGCTCGGACACCGGTCCCACGCTCTTCGCCTTCGGCTACGCCGCCGCCGAACCGTCGAACGACACGGACACAGCGATCCAGGCCTTCCTCCACGACCTGCGCGGACACCTGGCCTCGGGCCGCGACAATCCGGAGACCGCGCGCGGGGAAGGGGAGCACAGCGAGATTCTCGCCCTCTTCGAAGCGGCGCGCGGCAAGCTTCCGTGGCTCGCCCCGGCGGTGGCGCCCGCCGATGCCCGCACCGCCGAGCTCGTCGCTGCCTTGGTCACCGGCCTCGAGAGCAGGCGCCCGGCGCAGCGAGGCCACGCACTCCGCGTGCGGCTCCTGGCGCTCCTCCTCGGCCGCGAGCTCGCTCTCCCCACGGGCGAGTTGGAAGCGCTGCACTGGGCCGCACTGCTGCACGGTGCGGGAGCGCTCGGCAGCGCCGGTCCTACGGATGGCGAGGTCTGCGCGCTCGATGCCGCGGGCGGTTCGAGCGTGGAGGAACGCATCGAGGCCACCTGGCGAAGTCTGCACGATCCTTCGGGCTGCGAGGGCATGCAGGCGATCCTCCGGCACCAGCGCGACCGCTGGAAGGAGCCCGGCGAGGTCCCCCTCGGCGCCCGCTGCCTCGCCGTCGCCGACGCCCTCGACATCCTTCTCGCCGCCGATCCGCCCCGCCGCCCGCGCACGCTCCGCACCGCCATCGCCGCCCTCGCCGCGTCCGCCGCCGGCCGCTTCGATCCGGCCGTGCTCGAGGCACTCCGGCGCTTGCAACCCTGGCTCGAGCGACACGCCTGGATCTTCCTCCTGCAGCGGCGAGGCCTCTGA
- a CDS encoding ABC transporter ATP-binding protein, whose protein sequence is MSGEPQEEDGAGRPFDRVLARRLLAHLRPYARWVWLAVLLLFCNSLLQLVGPYLTKIAIDDHIRVGDLHGLGRLALLYLGVVLLDFTLEYAQFYVMQWVGQQIMFDLRSRIMRHLVRLELGFYDHNPVGRLMTRVMGDVGTLHELFTTGVVAIFGDFLTLVGIVIAMFLLDWRLALVANLVLPALFLISLLFRARVRTSYRIVRGRVAAMNAFLQEHLTGMRVVQLFGREGASLQKFAGLNGAHREAHLRTILYYALFYPAVELVSAAATALIVWYGGGRVVQNSLELGVLVAFLQYAERFFRPISDLAEKYNTFQSAMASSERLFRLLDREPRLQSPPSARRLERARGHVVFDDVHFEYKPGEPVLEGLSFEVQPGERVAVVGATGAGKTSVLSVLTRLYDIQRGRILLDGIDVRSLDLTDLRRQVGVVLQDPFLFAGSIESNIRLGEARITSEQVQEAARLVHAERFIAKLPEGYTTEVSERGSTLSVGQRQLLALARVLAFDPAVLVLDEATSSVDTETELEIRDAVHRVLAGRTSLVVAHRLSTIQDCDRILVLHRGRLREAGSHAELLRAGGIYARLYELQFRDQAA, encoded by the coding sequence GTGAGCGGGGAACCGCAGGAAGAGGACGGCGCCGGGCGCCCCTTCGATCGCGTCCTGGCGCGGCGGCTGCTCGCGCACCTGCGCCCCTACGCCCGCTGGGTGTGGCTTGCGGTGCTGCTGCTTTTCTGCAACTCGCTGCTGCAGCTCGTCGGGCCCTACCTCACCAAGATCGCCATCGACGACCACATCCGCGTCGGCGACCTGCATGGCCTCGGGCGTCTGGCGCTCCTCTACCTCGGCGTCGTCCTCCTGGACTTCACCTTGGAGTACGCCCAGTTCTACGTCATGCAGTGGGTGGGGCAGCAGATCATGTTCGATCTGCGCAGCCGCATCATGCGCCACCTCGTCCGCCTCGAGCTCGGCTTCTACGACCACAACCCCGTGGGCCGGCTGATGACCCGCGTCATGGGAGACGTGGGGACGCTGCACGAGCTCTTCACCACCGGTGTGGTGGCCATCTTCGGCGATTTCCTCACCCTCGTCGGCATCGTCATCGCCATGTTCCTCCTGGACTGGCGGCTGGCGCTCGTCGCCAACCTAGTGCTGCCGGCGCTCTTCCTCATCAGCCTTCTCTTCCGGGCCCGGGTGCGGACCTCGTACCGCATCGTCCGTGGTCGGGTGGCGGCGATGAATGCCTTCCTGCAGGAGCACCTGACGGGAATGCGGGTGGTGCAGCTCTTCGGTCGCGAGGGCGCGAGCCTGCAGAAGTTCGCCGGCCTCAACGGCGCGCACCGGGAGGCGCACCTGCGCACCATCCTCTACTACGCGCTCTTCTATCCGGCGGTGGAACTCGTTTCGGCGGCAGCGACTGCCCTCATCGTCTGGTACGGCGGTGGAAGGGTGGTGCAGAACTCCTTGGAACTGGGCGTTCTCGTCGCTTTCCTGCAGTACGCGGAGCGCTTCTTCCGCCCCATCAGCGACCTGGCGGAGAAGTACAACACCTTCCAGTCCGCCATGGCGTCGTCAGAGCGGCTCTTCCGCCTCCTGGACCGGGAGCCGCGCCTGCAGAGCCCGCCTTCGGCGCGGCGTCTCGAACGCGCCCGCGGCCACGTGGTCTTCGACGACGTCCACTTCGAGTACAAGCCGGGGGAGCCGGTGCTCGAAGGACTCTCCTTCGAGGTGCAGCCCGGGGAGCGCGTCGCCGTCGTCGGCGCCACCGGTGCCGGCAAAACTTCGGTCCTCTCCGTCCTCACCCGCCTCTACGACATCCAGCGCGGCCGCATCCTGCTGGACGGCATCGACGTCCGCAGCCTCGACCTCACCGACCTACGCCGCCAGGTGGGAGTCGTGCTGCAGGATCCCTTCCTCTTCGCCGGCAGCATCGAGAGCAACATCCGCCTCGGGGAAGCGCGCATCACGAGCGAGCAGGTGCAGGAAGCGGCGCGTCTCGTCCACGCCGAGCGCTTCATCGCCAAGCTGCCCGAGGGCTACACCACCGAGGTGAGCGAACGGGGCTCCACCCTCTCCGTCGGCCAGCGCCAGCTCCTGGCGCTGGCGCGGGTGCTGGCGTTCGATCCCGCCGTCCTCGTCCTCGACGAAGCGACTTCGAGCGTCGACACGGAGACGGAGCTCGAGATCCGCGACGCCGTGCACCGCGTGCTCGCCGGACGCACCTCGCTCGTGGTGGCGCACCGGCTCTCCACCATCCAGGACTGCGACCGCATCCTGGTGCTGCACCGCGGCCGCCTGCGCGAAGCAGGTTCCCACGCCGAGCTGCTGCGTGCAGGCGGCATCTACGCCCGGCTCTACGAGCTGCAGTTCCGCGACCAAGCGGCCTGA
- a CDS encoding BamA/TamA family outer membrane protein: MRLCLCIAALLCAAAPAAWSREARWESWRGLPVVAVAIEAGEVFDTTRPEENHWPFRWVNALHIRTREGVIRRELLCSQGSAFDPLLVAESERNLRALGIFQDVRIEAEAVEGGVRLLVHTEDRWSMRVLADVAKEGDIYRVRLGLENINFLGRGSVFGGNVVASNDVDALQLFAGERRLFGSRWNAAYGYGSDDLVVANEATLVRPYFSELVHWTADLRFRSIHGDRRFFFDGALADTLDLDESIAEGFGAGHAHGEVRTRLGLLYSRRDVSRVLDAHQAAVGLCWGAMQRRFRQVRNVDRYGTSEDIASGWSVQAGAGADLRALGADDDRPLWRLDATYARFLGDRGLLGLQFRHHSFYDAGEIENGRIELDLYGFQQWPPRQSLAWNLGAAALLREPEYLRFAIGGDNQVRGYPARFDTGTRLCYAHLEHRVFTPVRFLFLGFGAAVFVDAAQAWEIDEPFRLAGTHLGGGAGLRIGNPKSGASVFRLDFAFGRDSFEVSVASGSFFRAARSFEFPEPSLYR; this comes from the coding sequence GTGCGCCTGTGCCTGTGCATCGCTGCGCTTCTCTGCGCCGCGGCGCCGGCTGCGTGGAGTCGAGAAGCTCGCTGGGAAAGCTGGCGGGGCCTGCCGGTCGTTGCCGTCGCAATCGAAGCCGGTGAAGTCTTCGACACGACGCGCCCGGAAGAGAACCACTGGCCTTTTCGCTGGGTGAACGCGCTGCACATCCGCACCCGCGAGGGCGTCATCCGCCGCGAACTCCTCTGCAGTCAGGGTTCCGCCTTCGATCCCCTGCTCGTCGCAGAGAGCGAGCGCAACCTCCGCGCCCTCGGGATCTTCCAGGATGTCCGCATCGAAGCCGAGGCGGTGGAAGGCGGTGTGCGCCTCCTCGTGCACACCGAGGATCGGTGGTCCATGCGGGTGCTCGCGGACGTCGCCAAGGAAGGAGATATCTACCGTGTGCGGCTGGGGCTGGAGAACATCAACTTCCTCGGCCGCGGCAGCGTCTTCGGCGGCAACGTGGTGGCCTCCAACGACGTGGATGCGTTGCAGCTCTTCGCGGGCGAGCGCCGGCTCTTCGGCAGCCGCTGGAATGCGGCCTATGGCTACGGCAGCGACGACCTCGTGGTGGCCAACGAGGCGACCTTGGTGCGCCCCTATTTCTCCGAGCTCGTGCACTGGACGGCGGATCTCCGCTTTCGCTCCATCCACGGCGACCGGCGCTTCTTTTTCGACGGCGCCCTGGCGGACACCTTGGATCTGGACGAGAGCATCGCCGAGGGCTTCGGTGCCGGGCACGCGCACGGCGAGGTGCGCACCCGTCTCGGCCTGCTCTACTCCCGCCGTGATGTGAGCCGCGTGCTGGACGCGCACCAGGCGGCGGTGGGCCTGTGCTGGGGGGCGATGCAGCGTCGCTTCCGGCAGGTCCGGAACGTGGATCGCTACGGCACCAGCGAGGACATCGCCAGCGGTTGGAGCGTGCAAGCCGGCGCCGGCGCCGATCTCCGCGCTCTCGGAGCCGATGACGACCGGCCGCTCTGGCGCCTGGATGCCACCTACGCCCGCTTCCTCGGTGACCGCGGTCTCCTCGGCCTACAGTTCCGCCACCACAGCTTCTACGACGCTGGCGAGATCGAGAACGGCCGCATCGAGCTCGATCTCTACGGCTTCCAGCAGTGGCCGCCACGGCAGAGCCTGGCCTGGAACCTCGGCGCCGCCGCGCTGCTCCGCGAACCCGAATACCTGCGCTTCGCCATCGGTGGCGACAACCAGGTGCGCGGCTATCCGGCGCGCTTCGACACCGGAACGCGCCTCTGCTACGCCCATCTGGAGCACCGGGTGTTCACGCCGGTCCGCTTTCTCTTCCTGGGCTTCGGCGCCGCCGTCTTCGTGGACGCGGCGCAGGCCTGGGAGATCGACGAGCCCTTCCGGCTGGCGGGCACGCACCTCGGTGGCGGTGCCGGTCTCAGGATCGGCAATCCCAAGTCGGGGGCCAGCGTATTTCGTCTGGATTTCGCCTTTGGCCGCGATTCCTTCG